CTGGGCAAGCTGCTCTTGCATTTTCGTGACTTCCTCAGGTTCCACACCTTTGGAGAGCCTTGCGATATTCGCTTCCTGAATGGTGATCTGTGCCTCGATATCCATGATTTCATTGCTGACATCGGACATGTCGATATTGCCGATCACCTGCCCTTTCGTCACTTTGTCTCCCTCCTTGATGGAGAAATTCCGCAATTCGCCTGCATAGTTAGCGAACAATGTATGTTCATTTCGTACTTTGACTAGGCCCGACGTCAAAATCGTGCTTTCCAAGTCGGCCGTTACCACCGTTGATAACATGACAGGAGTGCCATTCTTCTTTTCTCCCGAAGAAGCTGCATAGCCACCGAACCCGGCCACAAGCACGCCCACGCCCACACCCAGCCAGATCCACAAACGTTTTTTCATATTCCTTACCTCCCCCAAAAACTTTAAACCCCGATCATTTTTAGCCAATCAAAAAACCCCACTTTTTCTATTACAGGTTCCACCCTGGCTCGTCACCCGATCAGGATAAGGAAAACTTATAAAAGAAAAAGTGGGGTAATCCTTAAATTTTTTTAAAGTGAGGGAGTCTGTTCGTAAGGTAAGCGTATTTCAAAAACGGTGCGGATCAAATTGCTCTCGGCAGAAATCGTCCCTTCGTGGCGCTCGACGATATTTTTGGCGATAAATAGCCCGAGACCTGTGCTTCCGTTTTGATGGCTTCGGGCCTTGTCACCTGTATAAAACACCTCGAAAAGATGCGGCAGATCTTCCGGGGGAATCTCGTGACCATAATTGATAATCTGCACAACGACCTCGTCACCCGCAAGAAAACCGTTGATATCAACAAACTGCCCATCGTGCCCGTAACGGATGGCATTCGTCATGATGTTCTCGAAAACGCGTGCCAAGAGCTCGCCATCTCCGTAAACCGTCAATCGTGAGGCCACATTCATTCTCGTTTTCAACTGATTCTTCTCCAAGGAAGGATATAGCTCTTCGTTTAACTGCATGAGCAGTTCACTCAGGTCAATCAGGTTCTGTTGGATGGTGAGCATGCCGTAGTTCATTCTCGTAATCTCGAAGAGCTCGTCGATCAGCTTTTCCAAACGCTGCGACTTGGTAAAAGCAATATTCGTGTAATGTCGGGCTTGTTCCACCGTTAACTGCTCGTCCCGCAAGATGATGTCCAAATACCCTAAAACAGAAGTCAGTGGCGTCCGCAAGTCATGCGCCAGGTTTAAAACCAACTGATCCTTGCTGCTTTCGGCAAAATCTCCTCTTTGTACAGCTTCTTGCAACTTTTCACCCGCCAGATTGATGTCCTTGGCAATATCTCCAAACTCATCGTTTGACGGTAATTGAACATGATGGGTAAAGTCGCCGTTTGCAAGATGATGAATTCCTCTGGAAATCTCCTGAAAGTAGACGGCATACCGTTTGGTTAGCAAGAAGAAAAACAGTATGGCTAGTGGAACAAAAATAATCAGAAAGAAGTAAATGTCCCCTATTTCTCGCATAAAATAGCGAATCGGCGTCAACAAGCTTTCAAACTTTACCTGTGATCGATAGTAATACTGTAGCGCTTTAAAGATCACATAGGTAACCGAACCAGATAGAAGCAGACTTAGGCCCAGTAGCTTGACCATTTGGAACCGAAAGCTCCGTATCATCTTAGCCATGAAATGAGTAACCTACTCCCCAAACCGTTTTGATCCACTTGTTTTTCGTTTTTTCTTCTCCCAGCTTCTTTCGCAAGGTGCGAATGTGCACCATGACTGTATTGCTGCCTTCATAGTACGCTTCGCCCCACACCATCTCGAAAATATTGTCCGCACTAAACACCTTCTTTGGATATCTGGCCAGCAGGTAGAGAATATCAAACTCTTTCGGTGTTAACTCAATCGTTTCTCCGTACAGACTCACAGTTCGCTCCTCTGGATAAATGACAAGTCCACCTGCCTCTAAGACCTTGTTACTCGCTACTGCTACTGCTGGTTGATTCAGCTGCTTAAAGCGTCGCAGCTGGGCATTCACACGAGCAACCAATTCCATTGGATTGAATGGCTTGGTCATATAATCATCTGCGCCCATCACCAATCCCGAAATTTTATCCAGATCGGACGTCTTGGCACTCAAAAAGATAATCGGCATATTGTGCTGTTCACGAATGAGACGGGTGACCTCGTAGCCATCCAGTCCAGGCATCATAATATCGAGAATCGCCAAATCAATCGAATGCGTCTGCACAGCTTGGAGTGCTGCCTTTCCATCCGCTGCGATAATTGTATGGTAACCTTCTTTTTTCACATGTAAGGCAACGAGCTCCGCAATCTCCGCTTCGTCGTCGGCGATCAATATGGTGACCTGCTTCATCGTTTTCCCATCCCTTGTATACATTTCCTACCATTATAGCAGGTATCAATTAACTTTTCTGTTATCGTACACAGAGCTCGTTCATACAATTATGGATAATAATTACTTTCAGTTTGTTTTGACTTTGCAGACTTTTCTATATTACTATATTCATGTCCATATCATATCTAACATATATATACTTGGGGGTAATTTATGAAAAAACTAATGTTTGCTGTGGTTTCTGGTTTGTTGGCGCTTACAGTAAGTGCGTGTGGCACTGGCACAGATCAGGCTGCCTCAACATCCGGTGCAAAAAAGTACGTGTTTGGTACAGATGCAACATACCCACCCTTTGAGTTTGAAAAAGACGGAAAATACGTAGGAATTGACATCGACCTGATCAATGCAATCGCCAAAGAAGAGGGCTTTGAGGTAGAAATTAAGCCGATGGACTTCAAAGGAATCATTCCGGCTGTTCAAGCGAAGCAATTGGACGGTGCCATTGCGGGGATTAGCATCAATGATAAACGCAAAGAAATTTTAGATTTCTCTGAACCATACTATCAAGCAGGTCTTTCCTTGGTCGTACGTGAGGACAACACAACGATCAATGGAGAGGCAGATTTGGCTGGCAAAACGATTGCGATCAAAAAAGGCACGACTGGCGCGACCTTTGCTGATGAGCTCGGGCAAAAGTACGGCGCGACTGTCAAATACTTCGACGATAGCCCTTCCATGTTCCAAGAGGTTCAAAACGGCAATGCTGATGTAACCATCGAGGACTATCCGGTTATCTCTTATAAAATTACGGTAGACCCTGCTTCCAAGCTGAAAATTGTAGGCGATCGTCTCAATGGAGACCATTACGGCATCGCGGTTTTAAAAGGGAACAAAGAGCTGCAAGACAAACTCAACTCCGGTCTGAAGAAGCTGAAAGAGAACGGGAAATACGACGAAATCATTAACACATACTTGAGCACGAAAAAGTAAAAGGCGCAAGACGCGCCTTTTTTTCACCTTAGAAAGAATGGAGTTGTCCAAATGAGCAGTAGTTGGGATGTCATTGTCGACGCACTTCCTGTCTTGGCCCAAGGCTCTGTGGTCACGTTAAAAATAACGGTTATTTCCCTGTTTTTCGCTCTCTTAATCGGATTGCTTTTTGGCTTAATGAGCACCAGCCGTTCTAAACTACTCCGCGGCATTGCAACCGCTTACGTTGACTTTCTCCGCGGCACACCGCTGTTGGTTCAAATCTTCTTTATTTATTTTGGATTGCCGCCTGTCTTGGATATCAAAATTCCAGAGACAACCGCAGGTATTCTAGCACTCAGCCTCAACGCCGGGGCGTACCTGGCTGAAATTTTTCGCGGAGGGATTCTCTCTATCGATAAAGGACAGATGGAAGCTGCTCGTTCCCTCGGACTATCCCACGGAAAAGCCATGCGCCTGGTTATCTTGCCTCAGGCTGTTCGCCGCATGATTCCTGCTTTCGTCAACCAATTCATCGTGACGCTAAAAGACACCTCGCTCTTAACGGTCATTGGTATCCGTGAGCTGATGAACAGTGGTGAGATTATCATTTCTAGCAACTTCCGCTCATTCGAAATTTGGGCTGTAGTAGCGGTCTTCTATTTCCTGATGATTTACATCCTCAGTCTGCTGTCCCGTTCCCTTGAGAGGAGGTTTGCGAAATGATTCATGTAGAGAATTTGAAAAAGAGCTTTGGCTCGTTGGAAGTTTTAAAAGACATCTCGACTACCATTAAAGAGCGTGAAGTTGTCTGTGTCATTGGTCCCTCCGGCTCGGGAAAAAGTACGTTTCTGCGCTGCCTCAACCAGTTGGAAGAAGTAACATCTGGCAAAGTCACCATTGAGGGCATGGAGGTTACTTCCCCCAAAGTCGACATCAACAAGCTGCGAGAGCGTGTCGGCATGGTGTTTCAGCGGTTCAATCTCTTCCCGCATCTCACTGTTTTGGAAAACATCATGCTTGCGCCCAAGCACGTCAAAAATTCAGCGCGTCAGCAAAATGAACAAAAGGCGCTGCAACTCCTCAAAAAAGTAGATTTGGCGGACAAGCGAGACGTGTACCCTGATCGGTTGTCTGGTGGTCAACAGCAGCGCGTAGCCATTACCCGTGCGCTCGCCATGGACCCTCACATCATGCTGTTCGACGAGCCTACCTCAGCACTCGACCCGGAAATGGTCGGAGAGGTTCTTCAGGTGATGAAGGATTTGGCCAAAGAAGGAATGACAATGGTCGTGGTTACACATGAGATGGGCTTTGCCCGTGAAGTAGCCGATCGCGTGATTTTCATGGATGGCGGATACATCGTCGAAGAAGGCACACCTGCCGAGATTTTTGACAATCCCCAGCATGAGAGAACCAGGGCATTTCTCAGTAAAGTGCTGTAGACAAGCAACGGGCATGATGCGATTTTTTCATCCATCATGCCCACTTGGTTTTCCTATAAAACTACCTTACACATACTCATGCGCCAGCATCAAAAACACGCTGGACGTCCACGTAAAGGCCCGGTCCCTTAGTCCATCTCCTGTCAGCGCATCGAAGTTTTCCGCCATGCCACTGCGCGCTGCCATTCGGCAAAAGCGTCTGGCAATCTCCTGAGAAAACGCAACTTCACCTGCTCGCCGCAATCCATCGACCAAGAGCATCGTCACTGGCGCCCAGATCGGGCCTAACCAGTAGCCATCAGCGCGGTAGAAGGAGCTGGTTGGAATCTCTGTAGCCAGTCCATTCTCTGTCAAAAACCGCTCCTGCAAGTCCGTAATCAGCTTGGCCCGGATGTCCTGCGGCAGCTTTTCGCCTAGCACGAGAGGCATATAACGGATCAAGCTGTCTCCTTGTGTAGGCTGGTCGCTACCGGAGTGGGTCGCGAAGAAGTTTTCGCCATTCCAGTGCTTCTCCAGCAGTCGTTGCAGCGTCATTTCGGCCTTTTCCTGCCACCTCGCTGCCTCTTCGGGGCAACCCAGCCTATTCGCCAATTCCGCCAGCACATCCATTTGCAGAATCAAATACGCAGGCAAATCCGGGCTTTCAATCGGCGCCCCCTCGAGGAAAATCGTGCTGTTGTCCCAGCCGCAGTCATAGCCGTGATTGTACTGCGGAATCCCGTCCTGATCATCATCGCGGTAACGGAACCACCAATCGGTCCAGCGACAAAGCGGCTCGTACACTTCTTCCAGCATCTCGTTTATAATCGCGTCGTTCCGATCCAGCATCCAGCGCAGCGTCCAGCCGTGAATCGGAGGCTTGCAGCAATTCCACAACGCATACCGATCATTGATAAAATCAGGGAAGACACCACTCTCATCCTGCCTGTCGATAAAAATCATGAGCTGATCCCACGCCAGCGGCAAGTTTGCTCGCGTCAGTGCCATCGCATTGAAGCAATGATCCCAGCTCCAGATATTCGTCATCCAGTTTTTGGACATGTACATCGCGGACCGTGGCAGATAACCTTCAGGTCTCACCACACAAGACCAGGTGATGTACGCCGCGAGTTCTCTTGCTTCATTCAAGCCTTCGCGATGCTCCTCAGATACAGAGAGTGTCCGTTCCAGCCACTCGTCGTACTCTTTTTTTACCTGTGTCCATCCATCGGCAAAGGCAGGGTAGCTGCGCTCCTTCCATACCGTGTGGAACTCTTCCAATACGCCTTCCAGTACACCCGTTTCCTCGTCGGGAAGAAAGGTTACGCCCACTTGCTCTTCACGTGATGCCTTCGTAGGGTTGACCACAAGTGATCCAGCAAGTGGAGTCACTCGCAAGCGAATTTCCGTGGAAAAGTGATTGATTTCCCAACATCCGGCTCCAGCTTGAATCGCATAATCTGCTGCCGTCGATTCGAGCACCAGTCGCAAACCAACGCCTTGACCACGTACCTGCACCAGCTGCGGCTCGCTCATGCACAGCTTCACATCGCCTTTAGCCCCGTAAAGTCGCAGCAAGGTTGGCGTAGCCTCCGTCTTAAATGGAACTGTCACACCATCGGCTACCATTTCGATTCGAAAAATCGCACCATCGTGGTTGTCTCCTCCACGAATATTGCGCAAATATAGTCCTTCTTTTCGCTTGGCGTTACCCAGTCGCGAAAGTACGAGATACGACCCGTATCGGGTAAAAGGAACCATCCCTAAATCAAACAGCATATGTCTCACCTCGAGGTTGCTTGGTCGATCGTTTTCGATCGCGCTTTTCCAACAAACGACTCATTCTCGCGTTCATCCACCAGACAGGCAGGCTCGCCCCCAATAAGATCGGCAAAACAGGAATCGCTAGCAAGAGAATCAAGAGAAGGAGCAAGCCTCCCAGCGTGACGAGCGAATGCAACGGAAAGGCCGCGACTAGCCAAAACGATTGCTTGAGCGTCCGCTTCACGTCTGCATCCTCCCGAACAAGCAGGGAAAAAGCGTGGCAAGTGGTAGCCGCATGCAAGAATCCAATCCCCGCAAAAACAGCCGCGATCGAGAGCCCCAACAGAGAGCCCATGCGAAGGAAAAACACCACATCGACCCACAGGATTGCCCCCGTTAGCACCGTCCCTGCGCCAAGCCATTGGCTCCTCCAGAAATAGTGGCGAAAAGCATGCCAGAAGGCAGATGGAAGCCCGCGGTCATTCCACTTGCCGCTAAGTACGTCGTGTAGAGCCGCTGTCGCTGGAAAGATTCCAAAAACGATGCCTCCCAAGAGCGTGCACGCCACCCACATGAGATGCGCTGCCGCCATCCGCAACAATCGCTCACCAAATTGATGAAATGACCATGCCCAGCCTTCCCACTTCGCCCGATTCCCCACTGTGGCTCTCCCTCCTTATTTGATAGCTTCTTACTTAATAGCAACACCAGCTGAATTGTCTACGATATATCGTTGTGCGAGGAAAAAGAGGAGTAACGGCGGAAGCGAGATCAGGAGCGTTACCGCCATCAGCCCTGTAGCCTCTACTTCATACATCCCTTTAAATTGCGCCAGTCCCAGCGTCAGCGTGTACTGACTTTGGTCATTCAAGAAAATGAGTGGACCCAAATAGTCGTTCCATGTGCCCAAGATGTTGAATACACTCACCAAAATCAGAGCAGGCATCATCAACGGCATAATAATCCGGGCGTAAATCTGAAATGAACCCGCACCATCAATACGCGCCGCTTCATCCAGCTCACGAGGAATGGTCAAAATAAACTGTCGCATGAGGAAAATATAAAACGCTGATCCAAAGAACGAAGGCACAATCAACGGCTTGAGTGTGTTGATCCAGCCCAGATAGTTGAACTCCATGTACAGCGGAATCATCGTCACTTCCCACGGAATCATCATCGTCGCCAGAACGACCATAAACAGGAAGTCTCTTCCTTTAAACGTGAACCGGGCAAAGCCGTACGCGACCAGCGAAGACGATATCAATTGCCCAATCGTAGTCAGGATCGTCACTGTCAACGAGTTTTCCAAATACAAATTAAACGGCTGCGACATCCACGCATTCCCGAAGTTCTCCCAATGCAGCACATCCGGAATCCATTTGGGTGGATACTGCAAAATCTCAGCATCCGATTTAAGCGCAGTAGAGATCATCCAGTAAAACGGTGCGAGAAACAGGAAAGAGAAAAAGATCAAGCTCGCATAAGCGATTGTCTTGCGTATCAAGCTTCTTCCCCTCCCCTGCGGTTGTCGCCCTCGTAATACACCCATTTGCCGGACGTTTTAAATACGAGGAAGGTCAATACCAAAATGATCGCAAACATAAACCAGGAGTTCGC
The window above is part of the Brevibacillus brevis NBRC 100599 genome. Proteins encoded here:
- a CDS encoding response regulator transcription factor encodes the protein MKQVTILIADDEAEIAELVALHVKKEGYHTIIAADGKAALQAVQTHSIDLAILDIMMPGLDGYEVTRLIREQHNMPIIFLSAKTSDLDKISGLVMGADDYMTKPFNPMELVARVNAQLRRFKQLNQPAVAVASNKVLEAGGLVIYPEERTVSLYGETIELTPKEFDILYLLARYPKKVFSADNIFEMVWGEAYYEGSNTVMVHIRTLRKKLGEEKTKNKWIKTVWGVGYSFHG
- a CDS encoding amino acid ABC transporter ATP-binding protein, with translation MIHVENLKKSFGSLEVLKDISTTIKEREVVCVIGPSGSGKSTFLRCLNQLEEVTSGKVTIEGMEVTSPKVDINKLRERVGMVFQRFNLFPHLTVLENIMLAPKHVKNSARQQNEQKALQLLKKVDLADKRDVYPDRLSGGQQQRVAITRALAMDPHIMLFDEPTSALDPEMVGEVLQVMKDLAKEGMTMVVVTHEMGFAREVADRVIFMDGGYIVEEGTPAEIFDNPQHERTRAFLSKVL
- a CDS encoding transporter substrate-binding domain-containing protein, translated to MKKLMFAVVSGLLALTVSACGTGTDQAASTSGAKKYVFGTDATYPPFEFEKDGKYVGIDIDLINAIAKEEGFEVEIKPMDFKGIIPAVQAKQLDGAIAGISINDKRKEILDFSEPYYQAGLSLVVREDNTTINGEADLAGKTIAIKKGTTGATFADELGQKYGATVKYFDDSPSMFQEVQNGNADVTIEDYPVISYKITVDPASKLKIVGDRLNGDHYGIAVLKGNKELQDKLNSGLKKLKENGKYDEIINTYLSTKK
- a CDS encoding sensor histidine kinase, which gives rise to MAKMIRSFRFQMVKLLGLSLLLSGSVTYVIFKALQYYYRSQVKFESLLTPIRYFMREIGDIYFFLIIFVPLAILFFFLLTKRYAVYFQEISRGIHHLANGDFTHHVQLPSNDEFGDIAKDINLAGEKLQEAVQRGDFAESSKDQLVLNLAHDLRTPLTSVLGYLDIILRDEQLTVEQARHYTNIAFTKSQRLEKLIDELFEITRMNYGMLTIQQNLIDLSELLMQLNEELYPSLEKNQLKTRMNVASRLTVYGDGELLARVFENIMTNAIRYGHDGQFVDINGFLAGDEVVVQIINYGHEIPPEDLPHLFEVFYTGDKARSHQNGSTGLGLFIAKNIVERHEGTISAESNLIRTVFEIRLPYEQTPSL
- a CDS encoding amylo-alpha-1,6-glucosidase, producing the protein MLFDLGMVPFTRYGSYLVLSRLGNAKRKEGLYLRNIRGGDNHDGAIFRIEMVADGVTVPFKTEATPTLLRLYGAKGDVKLCMSEPQLVQVRGQGVGLRLVLESTAADYAIQAGAGCWEINHFSTEIRLRVTPLAGSLVVNPTKASREEQVGVTFLPDEETGVLEGVLEEFHTVWKERSYPAFADGWTQVKKEYDEWLERTLSVSEEHREGLNEARELAAYITWSCVVRPEGYLPRSAMYMSKNWMTNIWSWDHCFNAMALTRANLPLAWDQLMIFIDRQDESGVFPDFINDRYALWNCCKPPIHGWTLRWMLDRNDAIINEMLEEVYEPLCRWTDWWFRYRDDDQDGIPQYNHGYDCGWDNSTIFLEGAPIESPDLPAYLILQMDVLAELANRLGCPEEAARWQEKAEMTLQRLLEKHWNGENFFATHSGSDQPTQGDSLIRYMPLVLGEKLPQDIRAKLITDLQERFLTENGLATEIPTSSFYRADGYWLGPIWAPVTMLLVDGLRRAGEVAFSQEIARRFCRMAARSGMAENFDALTGDGLRDRAFTWTSSVFLMLAHEYV
- a CDS encoding amino acid ABC transporter permease, whose protein sequence is MSSSWDVIVDALPVLAQGSVVTLKITVISLFFALLIGLLFGLMSTSRSKLLRGIATAYVDFLRGTPLLVQIFFIYFGLPPVLDIKIPETTAGILALSLNAGAYLAEIFRGGILSIDKGQMEAARSLGLSHGKAMRLVILPQAVRRMIPAFVNQFIVTLKDTSLLTVIGIRELMNSGEIIISSNFRSFEIWAVVAVFYFLMIYILSLLSRSLERRFAK
- a CDS encoding carbohydrate ABC transporter permease gives rise to the protein MIRKTIAYASLIFFSFLFLAPFYWMISTALKSDAEILQYPPKWIPDVLHWENFGNAWMSQPFNLYLENSLTVTILTTIGQLISSSLVAYGFARFTFKGRDFLFMVVLATMMIPWEVTMIPLYMEFNYLGWINTLKPLIVPSFFGSAFYIFLMRQFILTIPRELDEAARIDGAGSFQIYARIIMPLMMPALILVSVFNILGTWNDYLGPLIFLNDQSQYTLTLGLAQFKGMYEVEATGLMAVTLLISLPPLLLFFLAQRYIVDNSAGVAIK
- a CDS encoding YesL family protein is translated as MGNRAKWEGWAWSFHQFGERLLRMAAAHLMWVACTLLGGIVFGIFPATAALHDVLSGKWNDRGLPSAFWHAFRHYFWRSQWLGAGTVLTGAILWVDVVFFLRMGSLLGLSIAAVFAGIGFLHAATTCHAFSLLVREDADVKRTLKQSFWLVAAFPLHSLVTLGGLLLLLILLLAIPVLPILLGASLPVWWMNARMSRLLEKRDRKRSTKQPRGETYAV